CGGTCACCCCTGAAATTTCCGCGGTCGTCCGGGCGCCGCCGAGGGTTTCCGCGTCCACCACCTCCCCGATGGCGGCGTTGACGAGGAACGGGCCGGCGAGGAACACGGAGCCCGTGCCATCGACAATCAGGGCCTCGTCGCTCATGATGGGCAGGTAGGCGCCGCCGGCGACGCAGCTCCCCATGATGGCGGCTATCTGCGGGATGCCGCGGCTGGAGAGGATGGCGTTGTTGCGGAAGATGCGGCCAAAATGGTCCTTGTCGGGGAATATTTCGTCCTGCATGGGCAGGTAGACGCCGGCGGAGTCGACCAGGTAGACGATCGGGACGTGGTTTTCGAGGGCAATTTCCTGGGCGCGGAGGTTCTTCTTGGCCGTGATCGGAAACCAGGCGCCGGCCTTTACGGTCGCGTCGTTTGCCACGACGAGGCACAACTTGCCGCTGATCTTCCCCAGCCCCATCACCGTACCGCCCGAAGGGCATCCACCTTCGTCCGCATACATGCCGTAGCCGGCAAAAAGGCCCAGCTCCGTGAAGTCGTTCTCGTCGTCCAGCAGCGCCGCGATGCGTTCGCGGGCCGTCATCTTGCCCCGCTCGTGCTCGCGCGCGATGCGCTGGGCGCCGCCGCCGGGCTTAACCTCATCGGCCCGCTCGAATAACTCGGCGAGGAGCACCTCATAACGGGTCCGGCGGTCCTGAAACGGCTTGGACGTGACCGGGGCCAGCTTGCCTAGGGGAAAGGTGGACATAGGAATGGAGTTGAGAAAGGAGCGGCTTGTACGCCGATAGATCCAACCCGTTCGCAAAAAAAAAGCCGGCCTTATCGGGCCGACTGCATGGCGATAAAAAACCCTCGTCCACAGCCGGAGTTACATCCCTCCAGCCGTGTACCTCCTCCTAGACCACCCAATCCTTACTCGACCCGGTTCGCCTCTAAAACATGGCGCTCATCTTCTGGCGCACCTCCATCGGCGACTCCCCCGTCTTCTCGCTGATCAGATCCACCATCTTCCGGAGATTGCCCCGCGCCCGCTTCAGTTCCGTGTCGTCGAACTCCGTGTTCTTCCAGATCAACTCGATCTGCTTCTTGACGAAGTTCCAGTTGTCGTTCATGGTACCGGTCGCCATATGCGTTCCCCGTTGACGGTTTGGTCATCGAATCGTGCACTTTTTAAAACCGGACCCGGACAACCGTTGTTTCAAAACAATGTGTCGAGCGTGTTAAGAATATGGGGAGAATGGGGATGGTTGCAGGTTGACAAGTTGCAAGTTGACATGTTGTAACCTGCCAACCTGTAACCTGTAACCTGCCAACCTGTAACCTGCCAACCCGCCCCCAACTCACGCCGCGCCTTGCGTGTACAGGTGGCGCATCAGTTTCCGCTTGGCGACGGGCAGCAGCGTTTGTTCGAAGGGGAGGTCGAGCTCGACGGTGCAAAAAAACGTCGCGGGATTCGGCAGGCTTCGGTTTTCCTCCATGAGTTCGAGCTTGATGGCGTGGGGAGAGTGATAGACCGAGCGGTGCGGAATGGTTTTGATGAGGTTCGTTTTGAGGCTCCGATACCGCTCCTTCACGTCCGTGAACAGCGAAATCGTGTATTGGAGGATATAGAGTTCGCTGGTAAGGCGGTTGGGCACCAACAGGTAGCCTTCCTCGACATACGCCGGCACGATGCCTACCTCGCCCAGGTGGAGTTGCTCCTCCACGAACTCGAAGATGGTTTTTCCTTCCTCGATGGTTTCCTGGATGTGCGGCATCGCCCAGTCGATGAGTTCACGCACCTGCAGCAGCTGGTCCTCCTCCATCGCGGGAATGTCGTACAGCAGCTGGTTGTTGCGAAGATCGATCTCCCTGAGCCGGCGGGGCATCCCCTGCTCCACCTCGTTCATCCGACCTGTCAACTGCCGGAGCGAGCCGTACAGGTTTACCAGCGCACCCAGATCCGGATAGATGATGTTTTTCTTGAACGCCTGGCGCGATCGGTTCAGGGCATCCAGGATGCGGTACTGCGCGCTTTCCATGTCGCGAAGCGCGCCCAGAAAGTGATCAAGACGCAAGTCAGCCATAGGGATTACCTCGTAAAATCTACGAACAGCGCCCTGCGGACGCCGGCGAAGCGTTTCGCAGGTCCTTACTAAAGCTATCGTCACGAGGAGCAACGGCTATACGAGCCGGCCTCTCTGGCTTAACACGATCTTCAACGCTATCGGTTCAGACGCAACAAAACAAGACGTGCCTGGCGTACTCGATCTACCACGAAGGCACTGGATAAAGGCATATTCCGGCGTCACGCTATGACGCCTGTGGTGCACGGAGTTGTAGGGCAGTTGCCGCTTTTCTTTAACATCGTCGAATAGTTGAAATTGTCACAAAAAAGCCCTAATTCTGGGCTATCGAACGGCGGCCTTCGCGCTACTACGTCGCACCCGTTCGCCACCCGGAGCCTGCCAGGGCTCCTACCCCGATACACCACCACCCTACGCCGAGCATTCGCCGAATCACCCTCGCCGGCTGCCTGCACCTGTTTCATTACCCGGTCCCTTTAATGGGCTTACCTTCGCCTGCGGTTCTCTGGGCGCTGCTGATGTGCCTGTTCGCGCCGATCGCGAATGGTCAAACGCGGCCCGCGAGCGTCCACACGCCGGCTCTTCCTGCCATCGCGACTCCCCTCACGGCTCGATTGGAAGGGCGTGTGCGGGACGCCGCGACCGGCGCCCCGCTCGCCGGCGCGCACGTGCGGCTGGCCGGCACCCCGTACGGCGCCGCGACGGACGCCGAGGGCTGGTTTCGTATGGCCGGCATGGCGCCGGGGCACTACACCGTCGAGGCCGGCATGCTCGGTTTCGAAAGCCGGCAGTCCGGCGTCGGCCTCGCCGCCGCAGGGCAGACGGTCACCGTGCACTTCGACCTCGAGGAAGCCGCCCTCTCCCTCGACGAAGTCGTCGTGACTCCCGGCCGCTTCTCGATGCAACGCGCCGTGTCGGGCTCGATGCAGACTATCTCCAACGACGAACTCGATCACATGCCCGGCCTGGGAGATGACGTCTATCGCGCCGTGCGCCGCATACCGGGGTTGTCCGGCAGCGACTTTTCCGCCCGCTTCACGGTGCGCGGCGGCGAACACGACGAGGTGCTCGTGACGCTGGATGGGATGGAGCTCCAGGATCCGTTCCACATGAAGGACATCGGCGGCGGCGCGATGAGTATCGTGGATGTGGAGGCGATCGGAGGCGTCGACCTGATGACCGGGGCGTTCACCGCCGAATACGGCAATAAGCTGAGCGGCGTCTTTGCGTTGACTTCGGCGCAGCCCAACACCGGCGAGGCAGAAACCACGCTCGGCATCAGCCTGATGAACGCCCGGCTGAAATCCCAGGGCACCTTTCGAGCGGGCGACGGCCGGTGGCTCGTGCTGGGTCGGCGGGGCTTCATGGACCTCGTCCTCCAGTTCACCGGGCAGGACCAGAACTACGCGCCGCGGTACTACGACGGGTTCGCAAAGGTCACCTACCGCCTCGGCCGGCGTCACACCCTGGGCCTGCACGCCCTCGGCGCCGAGGACCGGCTGAACTTCATCGAGCGAAACGAGCCGAACGACCGCGCCCTCACACGGTACGGCAACGGCTACGTGTGGTCCAGCCTGCAAAGCGTCTGGTCCAGCCGGCTCTACTCCTCCACCGTGCTCTCCCTGAGCCGCGCCGGCCAGTACCGACGCGGCATCGACATCCGGACCAGCGACGGCCGGGTGTCCTTCGAGGTGAACGACGACCGCACGTTCCTCACGCTCGGGGCCCGACAGGACTGGCACTTCGAGGCCGGTGACCGCGCCCTGTTCAAGTGGGGCTATGTCGTCCGCGAGCACCGGGCGGACTACCGCTACGCCAGCGCCGACTACCTCGAAGAGGCGGCGACCCGGCAGACGGGGCCGGCCTATGAAAAATCGAGCTGGGCACAGGGGCGCTCCGGCCAGGCCGCCGGCGCCTACACCAGCTACCGCCAGCGCATCGGTCGCCGGCTTACCACCGAGGCCGGCGTCCGCTACGACATGGCTTCCTGGACCGACGACCGCCATTTCAGCCCCCGCGTCAATGCCGGCTACCGGCTCTGGACTGGAATGACGCTTCTCGCCGGCTGGGGGTACTTCCATCAGATCCAGGGGCTGCACGAGCTGATGCTGCAGGATAGCGACGCGGCGTTTTATGCCGCCGAGCGCGCTGAACACCGGGTCGTGGGCATCCACCAGCTGCTTGCCGGCGGGGCGTCGGTTCGGGTAGATGTTTACCAGAAACGCAAAACCAACCTGCGGCCCCGCTACGTCAGCCTCCTCGGCGACGCCACCAATCTCTTCCCCGAGATCGCGGACGACCGCGTCCAACTCAACCCCGATTTCGGCGAGGCGCTCGGCCTGGAGGTGCTCGTGCAGAAGGACATCGGCCGGCGCTTCAACGGGTGGCTTTCGTACGCGTTATCCCGCGCCGAGGATGTCGTCGACGGCGTCCGCGTGGCGAAAAGCTTCGACCAGCTCCACACCTTCTTTGCAGACGCCAATCTGCGCATCGGCCGGCGCCTGGGCATCAACGCGACCTGGCAATACCACACCGGCTGGCGCTATACGAGCGTCGATGTCGAAATCGTTCGCCCCCGCGGCGGAGACAGCTTCTACCGCAAACACTTCGGCGTCCTGAACGCGTTGACGCTGCCGGCCTACCACCGGCTGGACGTCCGCATCCAGCGCGACTTCACGATGCGAAACTCAACCCTCGCCGCCTATGTCGAGGTGCGTAATGCCTATAACCGGAAGAACATCCGGCTCTACAACTACCGCCCTGTCAACCAGGAGGACGGAACAGTCCTCCTCATCCCCGAACCGCAGACCTGGCTGCCGATCATGCCGGCGTTCGGGCTGGAGTGGCGGCTGAAGCATTAACGCGTCAACGCGTTAACCCCCTGCATGTACTCTTCCTGGGTGAACGAGTCTACCTGGATGGCATCCTCGCGGGCGGCTTCGGCGCGTTTCATGAGTTCGGCCTGGTCGGCGGTGATGACGCCGGCGTCTAGCGCCGCCTGGATGAGTGTCTCGGGCCGGCCCTTCGGTAGTTTCTTCGCGCCGACAGCCTTTCCAATGGCCCGCGCCACCTGATCTCCTTCGGTGACGAGGCGCAGGGCGTGGTCGAGCCGGCCGAGCGCCTCCTCGGGATCGGACGGGGTGTAGATGCCGGCGGTGTGGCGGTCGCGCTGGGGTCCGGGTATCTGCATGGCCCGCGCCACGTCATGGCCGACGCTATCCCGCGGCCCATTTCCAAACGGATTCAGCCGCGACCAGAGAGCAACGGGTCCCCGGAATATCAACCCCAGCACCGGCACGTCGAAGTTCTTGAACAGCCCGTCGAACGCCTTCTGGATCTCGCCGAAGGCGTATTGCATCGACCAGTGCAGGAAGGCTTCGTCCTCCTTCAGCCGACCCTCCGCCTCGAAGCGCCGCAGCGTGGCGGCGGCGAGGTAGAGCCACGAAAAGATGTCAGCGAAACGCCCGGTGATCTTCTCCTTACGCTTCAGATTTCCGCCCAGGCTGATGAGGGCGATGTCTGCCAGGAATGCAAACGAGGCGGATGTCCAGACCAGCTTTTGCCAGTAGCGCCGCGCCACGCCGCTGGCCGGCGAGGCCGCGAACACCCCCCGCGTGAGCGACAGTACGATGGCCCGCGACAGGTTGCGCACCGTGTGGCCGACATGGCTGGTGAAGGCGAGGTCGAAGCCGGCCGCGTCGCGTTTCATGAGGCTCTGCGTTTCGGCGTAGACGTACGGATGGCACCGGATGGCGCCCTGCCCGAAGATCATCAGGGTGCGGGTGAGGATGTTCGCGCCCTCGACGGTGATGCCGATCGGGGTGTTCATATACGCCGACGCCAGCAGGTTGCGCGGTCC
This sequence is a window from Rhodothermales bacterium. Protein-coding genes within it:
- a CDS encoding general stress protein CsbD, with protein sequence MATGTMNDNWNFVKKQIELIWKNTEFDDTELKRARGNLRKMVDLISEKTGESPMEVRQKMSAMF
- a CDS encoding TonB-dependent receptor, producing MGLPSPAVLWALLMCLFAPIANGQTRPASVHTPALPAIATPLTARLEGRVRDAATGAPLAGAHVRLAGTPYGAATDAEGWFRMAGMAPGHYTVEAGMLGFESRQSGVGLAAAGQTVTVHFDLEEAALSLDEVVVTPGRFSMQRAVSGSMQTISNDELDHMPGLGDDVYRAVRRIPGLSGSDFSARFTVRGGEHDEVLVTLDGMELQDPFHMKDIGGGAMSIVDVEAIGGVDLMTGAFTAEYGNKLSGVFALTSAQPNTGEAETTLGISLMNARLKSQGTFRAGDGRWLVLGRRGFMDLVLQFTGQDQNYAPRYYDGFAKVTYRLGRRHTLGLHALGAEDRLNFIERNEPNDRALTRYGNGYVWSSLQSVWSSRLYSSTVLSLSRAGQYRRGIDIRTSDGRVSFEVNDDRTFLTLGARQDWHFEAGDRALFKWGYVVREHRADYRYASADYLEEAATRQTGPAYEKSSWAQGRSGQAAGAYTSYRQRIGRRLTTEAGVRYDMASWTDDRHFSPRVNAGYRLWTGMTLLAGWGYFHQIQGLHELMLQDSDAAFYAAERAEHRVVGIHQLLAGGASVRVDVYQKRKTNLRPRYVSLLGDATNLFPEIADDRVQLNPDFGEALGLEVLVQKDIGRRFNGWLSYALSRAEDVVDGVRVAKSFDQLHTFFADANLRIGRRLGINATWQYHTGWRYTSVDVEIVRPRGGDSFYRKHFGVLNALTLPAYHRLDVRIQRDFTMRNSTLAAYVEVRNAYNRKNIRLYNYRPVNQEDGTVLLIPEPQTWLPIMPAFGLEWRLKH
- a CDS encoding acyl-CoA dehydrogenase domain-containing protein produces the protein MIFGQGAIRCHPYVYAETQSLMKRDAAGFDLAFTSHVGHTVRNLSRAIVLSLTRGVFAASPASGVARRYWQKLVWTSASFAFLADIALISLGGNLKRKEKITGRFADIFSWLYLAAATLRRFEAEGRLKEDEAFLHWSMQYAFGEIQKAFDGLFKNFDVPVLGLIFRGPVALWSRLNPFGNGPRDSVGHDVARAMQIPGPQRDRHTAGIYTPSDPEEALGRLDHALRLVTEGDQVARAIGKAVGAKKLPKGRPETLIQAALDAGVITADQAELMKRAEAAREDAIQVDSFTQEEYMQGVNALTR